TGCCAGCCTCGATCGCGAGCTGGAGCGTCGCCAGGCCAAGGCCGACAACAAGCCAAGCCTGGAAGAGCTGCTGGAAATCCTGGTTGAGCAAGCCCTGGTGGTGCAGCCACGCAGCGGCAACGACCTGTCTATCTTCATGCGCCTTTTGGGCTTGGCGTTCAGCCAGAGCCAGGGCCACCTGCGCCGCTACCTGGAAGACATGTACGGCAAGGTGTTTCGTCGCTATATGCTGCTGGTCAATGAAGCCGCCCCGCGTATCCCGCCGATCGAACTGTTCTGGCGCGTGCACTTCATGCTCGGCGCTGCGGCTTTCAGCATGTCCGGGATCAAGGCGCTGCGTGCAATTGCCGAGACCGATTTCGGCGTCAACACCTCCATCGAGCAGGTGATGCGCCTGATGGTGCCGTTCCTCGCCGCGGGCATGCGCGCCGAAACCGGCGTGACCGACCAGGCCATGGCCGTCGCCCAATTGCGCCCGCGCAGCAAATCCACACCCGCCCTCGCCAAGGTTTGACCGCAGCGGGTGTGCGCGGCCGCTTGCATCCGCTAAGCTAGCCGCCATGTCGATTTCAGCTATTTACGTGCAACCCCTCCTGCTTACCGGAACCGGTAGGGGTGATGGGTTGCGCGCGTTATTTAAGGAAGGTTTATGACTGCTGCCCTGCAAGGTTCTTTGATGGTCGACGTGGCGGGTACCTGGCTGACGGCCGAGGATCGCCATCTGTTGCGCCAACCGGAAGTGGGCGGCTTGATCATTTTCGCGCGCAATATCGAGCATCCGCGCCAGGTCCGCGAGTTGAGCGCGGCGATTCGCGCGGTGCGCCCGGACCTGCTGCTGGCGGTCGACCAGGAAGGCGGCCGCGTGCAGCGCCTGCGCCAAGGCTTCGTGCGCTTGCCGGCCATGCGCGCGCTGGCCGATAACCCCAATGCCGAATACCTGGCCGAACAATGTGGCTGGGTCATGGCCACTGAAGTGTTGGCCGTGGGCCTGGACCTCAGCTTCGCCCCAGTGCTGGACCTGGATTACCAGCGCAGCGCCGTGGTCGGCACCCGTTCGTTCGAAGGCGACCCCGAGCGCGCTGCCGTGCTTGCCGGTGCCTTTATTCGCGGCATGAACAGCGCCGGCATGGCCGCCACCGGCAAGCACTTCCCTGGTCACGGTTGGGCTGAAGCCGACTCCCATGTCGCAATTCCCAACGACGAGCGCAGCCTGGAACAGATTCGCGCCAACGACCTCGTACCCTTCGCTCGCCTGAGCAAGCAATTGGCCGCCGTGATGCCGGCCCATGTCATCTATCCGCAAGTCGATGCCCAGCCGGCAGGCTTCTCACGCCGCTGGTTGCAGGACATCCTGCGCGGCGAATTGCAGTTCGACGGGGTGATTTTCAGTGATGACCTGTCCATGGCCGGTGCCCACGTGGTGGGTGATGCCGCCAGCCGTATCGAAGCTGCGCTGACGGCGGGCTGCGACATGGGGCTGGTATGCAACGATCGTGCGGCTGCCGAGCTGGCCCTGAGTGCGGCGCAGCGGATGAAGGTCAAGCCTTCGGCGCGGATTGCGCGCATGCGCGGGCAGGCTATTGCCTCGACGGAATACAAACAGGATCCACGTTGGCTGACAGCGCTTGGAGCGTTGCGGGATGCTCAACTGATCGAATAAGTATTGTTGAACGCTTGGTGTAGGAAACATCCGAATAAGGCTGTAGCTATCTCTTGCGGTAGTGTCAGAGTTGTCCTGCTTAAGTCCCATTGCTGGTGGCTGTAGAGTTCAGTTTCATGAATGACCTGATTGCCCGTATCGTCGAGTTGGATTGGCAAGCGTACTTTGAACTTCGCTCGCTGGAGCGCGGCTTTGAGTATGCCGGCCAAAATCGCATTGAGATAAAGGAATTCGGGCCTCACAGGTTGATCGCACGTTGCAAGGGCTCGGGCCGCAATGTCTATAGCCTGTCGATTGCCTTGGAGGATGCACCATCCCGTTTGACGGGCATCAGGTGTGTGTGTTCTTGCCCGGTGGCGACCAATTGCAAGCACGCGGCTGCGGTCTTGTTTACGTTGACTGTGCTGTACGAAGAGCTGAACGAGCCGAAAAAGCCGGTGGCTGATCGCCTGAGTCCGCAGCTCGAAAACTGGCTTGAAAGTATCCCCAAGCCCACCCCGCCAGGTGAGGCTGCGCCCAAGAACACCGGTACTTGTTTGCTGTACCAAGTCACTCCCGAGGTTTATTCCAGTGGCTGGACATTCGAGGTGTACCGGGCGCGCGTGACCAAAAAAGGTGAGTACAGCGATATCAAGCCCTTGTACTCGATGGATGAGACATTACGGCGTGCACCAAGCTACATGCATGAGCTGGATACGCGCATTGGTCGATTATTGTTGTTGGGCCGATCTTATGGCAGCTACGGCAGCAGTTTTCAGTTGGCCGGCGAAACGGGGGCCGAAATTCTCCAATTGGCGTTAAAAACCCAACGCCTGTTTCTTGAGCTGGGCCCAAGACTAGCGCTTAATCCCGGTCCGGCTCGCGCCGGTCGTTTCGATTGGGCGGTGACACCCGATGGCGATTACATCCCCCGCTGGACCAGCGATGGCCGTGAGTTGGATGATATGTTTCCGCTCAAACCGCTTCACTATCTTGACCTCGACAACATGGAAGTCGGGGTGCTCGAGCATGGTCTGGATGAGAATCTGGCCATGCATCTTTGCGGCTTGCCGCTCATTCCAGCTGATCAAGCCGCGTTATTCAGTCAACGCATCAGTGCGGTGTCCAAGGTGATTCCTCCACCGCTGGAGCTGACCGAGCGCGTCGTGGATACGTTAGAACCCCAAGGATGTCTTACCTTGGGAAGCGACGAAGCCTACGGTTACGGCCGGTTCCATTGGGAGCATCGCGCTGCGTTGGCTTTCCGCTATGACACCAGCCTGACCAGCGGCAAGGGCACTGAGGATATCCAGCTTCTCAAGGGCACCGAAACCCAGCGTATCCAACGCAAGCCGGCGGCTGAAAAAGCGCTGCGCAAGGCGCTCACCAAGATCGGATTCAAAGCGATCAATCGCCAAACTCGCGCGCTGCCTGAAAGCGCTGGGGAAATGTTCGATCTCCCCACCGATGAAGCCTGGCTGGGTTTCGTTGAAAACGATCTGGCGGCTTTGCGTGAAGCAGGGTGGGACATTGTCGTCCAACCGGGCTTTTACTACGACGTGGACGCGGTGGACCATTGGTATGCGGACATCGAAGAAGCGTCGGATAATGAATGGTTCGATCTTGAGCTGGGCATTGAGGTCAATGGCGAGCGGCATAGCCTGTTGCCAATCATGCTCGACTTGATGCGACGTCAGCCCAAGCTGCTCGATGCCGCCCACTTGGCCGAACGTAACGACGATGAGCGCGTGTTGGTGAGTTTGGGCGCCCGCACTCAAACAAAGGTTGCGTTGCCTTACGGGCGACTCAAGCCCCTGATGGCAACCCTCGGCGAACTCTACCTGGGCGCAACCGAAGGTGATGCATTACGGCTGAGTGCGCCCGATGCGGCTCGGCTCAGTCATCTGGAGACAATGCCCTTGGTGTGGCGGGGTGGCGAGCGACTGCGTGATTTCGCCAGGCGCCTCAAGGACTCCACCCATGCCCAGGTATCTGCTCCGGAGGGCCTGAACGCCGAACTTCGTGGCTATCAGCTCGAAGGCCTGAACTGGATGCAGACTTTGCGCGAGCTGGAAGTCGGCGGGATTCTAGGGGATGACATGGGCCTGGGCAAAACTCTGCAAGCTCTTGCGCACCTGCTCCTGGAAAAACAGGCAGGTCGATTGCAAACGCCCGCATTGGCCGTAATGCCTACCAGCCTGATCCCGAACTGGATCGACGAAGCCGCACGGTTCACGCCACAGCTCAGAGTCCTGGCGCTGCACGGTGCACAGCGTCAGGCTGACTTCGCACGCTTGACCGATTACGACCTGGTACTCACCACCTACGCGCTGCTGCCACGAGACCTTGAAGTCTTGCAGCCTCAGCGCTGGAGCGTGCTGATCCTCGACGAAGCGCAAAATATCAAAAATCCCAACAGCAAGGCGGCCCAGGCCGCTCGCCAACTGGATGCCGGCCAGCGGCTGTGCCTGAGCGGGACGCCGTTGGAAAACCATTTGGGCGAACTCTGGTCGCTGTTTCATTTCCTGTTGCCGGGGTGGCTGGGTGACAGCAAAACCTTCAATCGCAATTACCGCACACCGATTGAAAAGCACGGTAATGCGCAACGCATGCAGCACCTGACGGCGAAGATCAAACCCTTCCTGTTGCGCCGTAAAAAAGAACAGGTCGCCACCGAGTTGCCGCCCAAGACCGAGATCGTGCATTGGGTGGACTTGAGCGACGCCCAGCGTGACGTGTATGAAACCGTGCGCGTGGCGATGGACAAGAAGGTTCGCGACGAGATTGCCCGGCAAGGTGTCGCCCGCAGCCAAATCGTCATTCTCGAAGCGCTGCTCAAGTTGCGCCAGGTCTGCTGCGACTTGCGCCTGGTCAAGACTGCACCAGCGTCCAAACTGGCGCGAGCGGGTACCGGCAAACTTGGCAGTTTGATGGAAATGCTCGAAGAATTGCTCAGCGAAGGGCGGCGCGTCCTGCTGTTCTCGCAGTTCACCTCGATGCTGGCGTTAATCGAAGAGGAACTGAAGCTGCGTGAGGTCGACTATTCAATCCTGACCGGTGAAACCCTGGACCGGCGCACCCCCGTGAAAGACTTTCAGGACGGCAAGACGCCGTTGTTCCTGATCAGTCTGAAAGCGGGCGGAACGGGCTTGAACCTGACGGCGGCGGATACGGTGATTCATTACGACCCGTGGTGGAACCCGGCTGTGGAAAACCAGGCCACGGACCGGGCTTACCGGATCGGGCAGGATAAGCCGGTGTTTGTTTACAAGATGATTGCCAGGGGCACGGTGGAAGAAAAGATTCAGGCGCTGCAATTGGAAAAGGCAGCGCTGGCCGACGGCGTGCTTGAAGGGGGCTCCAGTGCTGGCTGGAAGCTGGAGCAGCGAGATATTGAGGCGCTGTTCGCGCCGTTGCCTTAAGCCATAATGCCAGTAACGCTTTTTGTAGGAGCGAGCTTGCTCGCGAAGAACTCAGGGCCACCGCGTTTATCCAAAATGAACGCGTTGCCTGGATTTTTTTCGCGAGCAAGCTCGCTCCTACAGAAAACCACTTTCGCTTAACTGGCTCAGCGCTTCTCTTGCTTGTTGGGCAGCGGTGCAAACAGCGCCTCGATATCCTCATTGCCCAACTGCCAGTCCCCAGTCGTTCGTCCATCCAGCACGCCCGCAGCCAGATCGGATTTTTCCTTCTGCAGGTGCTGAATTTTCTCCTCCACCGTGCCTCTGGCAATCATCTTGTAGACGAACACCGGCTTCTCTTGCCCGATGCGGTACGCACGGTCGGTGGCCTGATTTTCGGTTGCCGGGTTCCACCAGGGGTCGTAGTGGATCACGGTGTCGGCTTCGGTCAGGTTCAGACCGACGCCGCCCGCTTTCAAGCTGATCAGGAAAATCTGCAGCGTGCCGCTCTGGAACTCCTTGACGGGGGTGCGCCGGTCACGGGTCTGGCCGGTCAGCAGCGCGTAGGCGATCTGGCGTTTCTTCAGTTCAGCCTCGATCAGGCTCAGCATCGAGGTGAACTGCGAGAACAACAGAATGCGCCGCCCCTCGGCGAACAACTCGTCGAGCATCTCCATCAAGCTGTCGAGCTTGCCCGAGCTGCTGCCACGGGCGGGCAGGGTGGCGTCGTTGACCAGGCGCAAATCGCAGCACACCTGGCGCAGCTTGAGCAGCGCCTCAAGGATGATGATCTGGCTGCGCGCCACGCCCTTGCGGGTAATCTCGTCGCGCACCTTTTTATCCATGGCCAGGCGCATGGTTTCGTACACGTCGCGCTGGGCTTCGTTAAGGTCGACCCAGTGGATAATCTCGGTCTTGGGCGGCAGTTCGGTTGCCACCTGTTCCTTGGTGCGGCGCAGCAGGAACGGCTTGATCCGACCGTTGAGGTGCTGCAATCGCACCTCGCTGGCGCGTTTTTCGATGGGGACGCGGTAATCACGGTTGAAGCTTTTCACATCGCCGAGCCAGCCTGGCAGCAGGAAGTGGAACAACGACCATAGCTCACCCAGGTGGTTTTCCAGCGGCGTACCGCTCAGGCACAGGCGCTGGCGCGCATCCAACTCGCGCGCTGCTTGAGCCGCCTTGCTGGTCGGGTTCTTGATGTACTGGGCCTCATCGAGAATCAGCACATGCAAAGGCTGGGCGGCGAGGGTGTCGATGTCTTTGGGCAATAGCGCGTAGGTGGTCAACAGCAGGTCAAAGTCCTGCAGATTGGCGAAGTGTTTCTTACGCCCTGCGCCGTACAGGGCCTGCACTCGCAGTTGCGGGGTGAAATGCGCGGCTTCATCCAGCCAATTGGGAATCAGGCTGGTGGGCATGACCACCATGCACGGCCGATCCAGGCGTCCGGCATTCTTCTCCGTAAGAATATGCGCAAGGGTCTGCAAGGTTTTACCCAGGCCCATGTCGTCCGCGAGAATCCCGCCCACGTCCAGCTGGCGCAGCGACTGCATCCAGCTCAAGCCTTCCAGTTGGTAGGGGCGTAAGGTTGCATTCAGCCCTTCAGGCGCAGCACAGGTGAAATCCTGGATATCGCGCAGGCGCTGGGCGAAATGGCGAATTTTCTCGCCGCCTTCCCATTGC
This region of Pseudomonas sp. MUP55 genomic DNA includes:
- a CDS encoding DEAD/DEAH box helicase — encoded protein: MNDLIARIVELDWQAYFELRSLERGFEYAGQNRIEIKEFGPHRLIARCKGSGRNVYSLSIALEDAPSRLTGIRCVCSCPVATNCKHAAAVLFTLTVLYEELNEPKKPVADRLSPQLENWLESIPKPTPPGEAAPKNTGTCLLYQVTPEVYSSGWTFEVYRARVTKKGEYSDIKPLYSMDETLRRAPSYMHELDTRIGRLLLLGRSYGSYGSSFQLAGETGAEILQLALKTQRLFLELGPRLALNPGPARAGRFDWAVTPDGDYIPRWTSDGRELDDMFPLKPLHYLDLDNMEVGVLEHGLDENLAMHLCGLPLIPADQAALFSQRISAVSKVIPPPLELTERVVDTLEPQGCLTLGSDEAYGYGRFHWEHRAALAFRYDTSLTSGKGTEDIQLLKGTETQRIQRKPAAEKALRKALTKIGFKAINRQTRALPESAGEMFDLPTDEAWLGFVENDLAALREAGWDIVVQPGFYYDVDAVDHWYADIEEASDNEWFDLELGIEVNGERHSLLPIMLDLMRRQPKLLDAAHLAERNDDERVLVSLGARTQTKVALPYGRLKPLMATLGELYLGATEGDALRLSAPDAARLSHLETMPLVWRGGERLRDFARRLKDSTHAQVSAPEGLNAELRGYQLEGLNWMQTLRELEVGGILGDDMGLGKTLQALAHLLLEKQAGRLQTPALAVMPTSLIPNWIDEAARFTPQLRVLALHGAQRQADFARLTDYDLVLTTYALLPRDLEVLQPQRWSVLILDEAQNIKNPNSKAAQAARQLDAGQRLCLSGTPLENHLGELWSLFHFLLPGWLGDSKTFNRNYRTPIEKHGNAQRMQHLTAKIKPFLLRRKKEQVATELPPKTEIVHWVDLSDAQRDVYETVRVAMDKKVRDEIARQGVARSQIVILEALLKLRQVCCDLRLVKTAPASKLARAGTGKLGSLMEMLEELLSEGRRVLLFSQFTSMLALIEEELKLREVDYSILTGETLDRRTPVKDFQDGKTPLFLISLKAGGTGLNLTAADTVIHYDPWWNPAVENQATDRAYRIGQDKPVFVYKMIARGTVEEKIQALQLEKAALADGVLEGGSSAGWKLEQRDIEALFAPLP
- a CDS encoding TetR/AcrR family transcriptional regulator, coding for MAQSETVERILDAAEQLFAEKGFAETSLRLITSKAGVNLAAVNYHFGSKKALIQAVFSRFLGPFCASLDRELERRQAKADNKPSLEELLEILVEQALVVQPRSGNDLSIFMRLLGLAFSQSQGHLRRYLEDMYGKVFRRYMLLVNEAAPRIPPIELFWRVHFMLGAAAFSMSGIKALRAIAETDFGVNTSIEQVMRLMVPFLAAGMRAETGVTDQAMAVAQLRPRSKSTPALAKV
- a CDS encoding DEAD/DEAH box helicase — its product is MPLTSPLTKPLAPSWANRFKEQSLERGRRYALENRVRIVESGDSTITAYCEGSGGNVYRQTISLRESAKGMLILVDSRCTCPVHINCKHIAAVLLKVQETLAYPAAAQDAELLGKLQAVLDKREVLPQVVMEDVHPVPRLWLASVEFSAFEPRNGKMQRYIQHRAALSFNYLGNYVSGQKNADIIVRQETQSLRIKRHPELEQRYREQLRLLGFKIATRQSKALPESAGELFEMVNDSAWLNFTLNSSPTLRAEGWELQIDEDFGFDLSPVDDWYASVDEAPERDWFDLELGIIVNGERLSLLPILLNLMRSHTEILNPEKLARRRDDELILVNIPGLPNGHGPLQVALPYGRLKPVLATLGEFYLQEPGTTALRLAKADAIRLNPLEDLPLQWEGGEKIRHFAQRLRDIQDFTCAAPEGLNATLRPYQLEGLSWMQSLRQLDVGGILADDMGLGKTLQTLAHILTEKNAGRLDRPCMVVMPTSLIPNWLDEAAHFTPQLRVQALYGAGRKKHFANLQDFDLLLTTYALLPKDIDTLAAQPLHVLILDEAQYIKNPTSKAAQAARELDARQRLCLSGTPLENHLGELWSLFHFLLPGWLGDVKSFNRDYRVPIEKRASEVRLQHLNGRIKPFLLRRTKEQVATELPPKTEIIHWVDLNEAQRDVYETMRLAMDKKVRDEITRKGVARSQIIILEALLKLRQVCCDLRLVNDATLPARGSSSGKLDSLMEMLDELFAEGRRILLFSQFTSMLSLIEAELKKRQIAYALLTGQTRDRRTPVKEFQSGTLQIFLISLKAGGVGLNLTEADTVIHYDPWWNPATENQATDRAYRIGQEKPVFVYKMIARGTVEEKIQHLQKEKSDLAAGVLDGRTTGDWQLGNEDIEALFAPLPNKQEKR
- the nagZ gene encoding beta-N-acetylhexosaminidase, whose translation is MTAALQGSLMVDVAGTWLTAEDRHLLRQPEVGGLIIFARNIEHPRQVRELSAAIRAVRPDLLLAVDQEGGRVQRLRQGFVRLPAMRALADNPNAEYLAEQCGWVMATEVLAVGLDLSFAPVLDLDYQRSAVVGTRSFEGDPERAAVLAGAFIRGMNSAGMAATGKHFPGHGWAEADSHVAIPNDERSLEQIRANDLVPFARLSKQLAAVMPAHVIYPQVDAQPAGFSRRWLQDILRGELQFDGVIFSDDLSMAGAHVVGDAASRIEAALTAGCDMGLVCNDRAAAELALSAAQRMKVKPSARIARMRGQAIASTEYKQDPRWLTALGALRDAQLIE